A region from the Synergistaceae bacterium genome encodes:
- a CDS encoding TIGR04283 family arsenosugar biosynthesis glycosyltransferase, with product MKVSIIIPVLNEAARIEKLINLLENLDGDKEIIISDGGSTDGTLQKIKNFCGVTLINSQSGRASQMNEGAKFSTGDILWFLHADSIPADSSIQDIIRAIEDGFIGGFFKLYFYDSHDKFMNFIARTSHIRGKNFCLIFGDQGLFLRRDIFMSLGGFADIALMEDWELSRRLKNFHKGGCICALDSKIGTSARRYINNGQIRTWLKMNVIKFLYIIGVSTKFLRLLYDSRK from the coding sequence ATGAAGGTCTCTATAATAATCCCTGTTCTTAATGAGGCAGCCAGAATCGAGAAATTAATAAATTTGCTTGAGAATCTTGACGGCGACAAAGAAATAATTATCTCAGACGGAGGCAGCACTGACGGGACATTACAGAAAATAAAAAATTTTTGCGGAGTAACTCTTATAAATTCTCAATCGGGGCGGGCTTCACAAATGAACGAGGGCGCAAAATTTTCAACGGGCGATATTTTATGGTTCTTACACGCTGACTCGATTCCTGCAGATTCAAGCATTCAAGATATAATACGAGCTATAGAAGACGGCTTTATCGGGGGATTCTTTAAGTTATATTTTTATGATTCACACGATAAATTTATGAATTTCATAGCAAGGACTTCACATATAAGGGGCAAAAATTTTTGTTTGATTTTCGGGGATCAGGGCTTATTCTTGAGGCGTGATATTTTTATGAGTCTTGGAGGCTTTGCAGATATTGCTTTAATGGAAGACTGGGAATTATCGCGGCGATTAAAAAATTTTCATAAAGGGGGCTGTATCTGCGCACTTGACAGCAAAATCGGCACTTCAGCACGGCGATATATAAATAACGGGCAAATTAGAACTTGGCTCAAAATGAACGTAATAAAATTTTTGTACATAATCGGAGTCTCGACAAAATTTTTGAGGTTGTTATATGACAGCAGAAAATAA
- the pbpC gene encoding penicillin-binding protein 1C: protein MKKFLLLVIIALISSFILLWVNIDVNPERVTTIFASPAFHDVNDKLFHVRLSPASEWQITIPLNEMGKWLPLVAVNAEDGRFYNHVGIDFLALLRAIYQDITRGHIVSGASTITSQVIRLAISEREGRKRTPLTKIREFIMAMKIERELSKQKILECYLNLAPFGGNIRGVQAASLIYFGKSASQISPGEACLLIGMLKGPTLYRPDTRPSAARKRRDEIINLMERKKVFTHDEARRAKLEELPRRKFELPSRAWHFSEIILSQNPGVPKKFNTSLNLEIQTKLESILRQSLNNFPINITLAAGIVENKSASLVAWVGNARFNYNADSASWVDCGRAPRSPGSTLKPFAYLSAIEQGILSPSTLLADTSMAFSGRAPRNFDLQYHGAVTARAALSESLNAPAARVLRAAGSDNVLALMRSAGLSHLSQSAYYYGDSLILGGCDVTLLEELEAFTSIASLGIHRQLKFLQDSAQTSERIASEAGCWLVSDILTHKGELSLFARGTLGRQWRVALKTGTSYGLRDAWAAAWTPDYTVVVWAGNPDGTYWERLVGARASAPVAVKILRVVSPKSTWYDKPDDLYLQEVCSLSGKPPTALCPVKKFEWFIKGVTKTLPCDMHAIKSGQSVASMPAEFSPAKNIIKKHADLSIISPIPGASYYIAPFDIERKIPMKTEGAKKRVWWYLDGKYIGTSLPDSTFFHDVPDGEHIISAADSEGRSAVVNVKIFTPGKNNNQAEKLF from the coding sequence ATGAAAAAATTTTTATTGCTCGTAATAATTGCGCTGATTTCAAGTTTTATTCTCTTATGGGTAAATATTGACGTGAACCCTGAGAGAGTTACAACAATTTTTGCGTCGCCTGCATTTCATGACGTAAACGATAAATTATTTCACGTGAGATTATCGCCAGCGTCTGAATGGCAAATTACGATTCCCCTAAATGAAATGGGCAAATGGCTGCCCTTAGTGGCTGTTAATGCTGAAGACGGGAGATTTTATAATCACGTTGGAATAGATTTTCTTGCTTTATTACGGGCAATTTATCAGGATATTACGCGGGGTCATATCGTGTCAGGAGCGTCAACTATAACGAGTCAAGTAATAAGGCTCGCTATTTCTGAACGTGAAGGCAGGAAAAGAACTCCGCTAACAAAGATTCGAGAATTCATTATGGCAATGAAGATAGAGCGCGAATTATCCAAACAAAAAATTTTAGAATGTTACTTGAATCTTGCTCCATTCGGCGGGAATATTCGGGGAGTTCAGGCGGCGAGCTTGATATATTTCGGCAAATCTGCATCACAAATTTCACCCGGTGAAGCGTGTTTATTAATCGGAATGCTTAAGGGGCCGACTCTCTATAGACCTGACACGAGGCCAAGTGCAGCAAGAAAGAGACGCGACGAAATTATTAATCTCATGGAACGCAAAAAAGTTTTTACTCATGACGAGGCAAGACGCGCGAAACTTGAAGAATTACCCCGCAGAAAGTTTGAATTACCTTCTAGGGCGTGGCACTTCTCAGAGATAATATTATCGCAGAATCCGGGAGTCCCTAAAAAATTTAATACAAGTTTAAATCTTGAGATTCAGACAAAACTAGAGTCAATTTTGCGGCAGTCATTAAATAATTTTCCGATTAATATAACGCTTGCTGCTGGAATCGTCGAGAATAAAAGCGCGTCTCTTGTAGCATGGGTAGGTAATGCGAGATTTAATTACAATGCTGACTCGGCCTCATGGGTTGATTGCGGGCGTGCTCCACGTTCGCCGGGGTCGACTCTGAAACCTTTTGCGTATTTATCAGCAATTGAGCAGGGTATTTTATCGCCGTCGACTTTATTAGCTGATACTTCTATGGCATTTTCCGGCCGGGCACCTAGAAATTTTGATTTACAGTATCACGGGGCAGTTACTGCGCGGGCTGCTTTGTCTGAATCGTTAAATGCTCCTGCTGCTAGAGTTTTACGCGCTGCCGGGTCTGATAATGTTCTTGCTTTAATGCGTTCGGCCGGCTTGAGTCATTTGTCTCAATCTGCTTATTATTACGGGGACTCGTTAATTCTCGGCGGATGTGATGTAACTTTATTAGAAGAGTTAGAGGCTTTTACTTCTATTGCGTCACTGGGAATTCACAGGCAATTAAAATTTTTGCAGGACTCAGCACAAACAAGTGAAAGAATTGCGAGCGAGGCGGGCTGCTGGCTTGTAAGTGATATTTTGACTCATAAGGGCGAATTATCATTATTTGCGCGCGGTACACTTGGCCGACAATGGAGGGTCGCGTTAAAAACTGGGACATCTTACGGACTCCGGGACGCATGGGCGGCGGCTTGGACTCCTGATTATACGGTTGTAGTATGGGCAGGGAATCCCGACGGCACTTACTGGGAGAGACTCGTAGGTGCTAGAGCGTCTGCTCCTGTTGCTGTAAAAATTTTGCGCGTTGTCTCACCTAAATCAACATGGTACGACAAGCCCGATGATTTATATTTGCAGGAAGTATGCTCGCTTTCAGGTAAACCCCCGACGGCTTTATGTCCAGTCAAAAAATTTGAATGGTTTATTAAAGGCGTAACAAAGACTCTCCCTTGTGATATGCACGCAATAAAATCCGGTCAATCAGTCGCAAGTATGCCCGCAGAGTTCAGCCCGGCGAAAAATATTATCAAGAAACATGCTGATTTAAGCATAATTTCACCCATTCCGGGAGCGTCGTATTATATAGCACCTTTTGACATTGAGCGCAAAATTCCAATGAAGACAGAAGGCGCAAAAAAACGAGTCTGGTGGTACTTAGACGGGAAGTATATAGGCACGTCATTGCCTGATTCTACATTTTTCCATGACGTACCCGACGGAGAACACATAATCAGTGCTGCTGACTCAGAAGGCCGGAGCGCAGTTGTAAATGTGAAAATCTTCACTCCCGGAAAAAATAACAATCAAGCCGAGAAATTATTTTAG
- a CDS encoding LysR family transcriptional regulator, with protein sequence MNTKQIDFVLEIAHTKNFNRAAENLFISQPALTYQIKLLEDEIGFTLFERSARGAVLTPAGEQFCTTLRNIRNELKRAIEQGQNFSSHYQTNISIGLPTRSALYFLPQAIEIFERENESIFITPHFWPLFDLSSFLKGEEDILFSMEVDVKRIPDINLHPIFESRIYLITQKSDPLAQKKIINLDDLKNRTLMVGGGSPPELKAVQQRIINALNIPYFNSNDYDTTLTNIATHKGICLAPGFLNDHYNEFAWIPFNCPETVKCVLCTHASEQRESVYNFVKLLQKIYRDNPNFLV encoded by the coding sequence ATGAATACAAAGCAAATAGATTTTGTCTTAGAAATCGCACATACTAAGAATTTCAACAGAGCCGCCGAGAATTTATTTATTTCGCAGCCTGCATTGACGTATCAAATTAAATTACTTGAGGACGAAATAGGATTTACTTTATTTGAACGTTCAGCAAGAGGGGCAGTGCTTACACCAGCGGGCGAACAATTTTGCACGACACTCCGCAATATACGCAATGAACTTAAACGAGCAATCGAACAGGGGCAAAATTTCAGCTCACACTATCAGACAAATATATCAATAGGACTCCCGACAAGATCAGCACTATATTTTTTGCCTCAAGCCATTGAAATTTTTGAGCGCGAAAACGAGTCTATATTTATAACGCCTCATTTCTGGCCATTATTCGATTTGTCATCATTTCTGAAGGGTGAAGAAGATATTTTATTCTCTATGGAAGTCGACGTTAAAAGAATTCCCGATATAAATTTACACCCGATTTTCGAGAGCAGGATTTATCTAATAACGCAAAAATCTGACCCATTAGCACAGAAAAAAATCATAAATCTTGACGACCTCAAGAATCGCACTCTAATGGTCGGGGGCGGTTCACCTCCTGAACTTAAGGCAGTACAGCAGAGAATTATTAACGCGCTCAATATTCCGTATTTTAACAGCAATGATTATGACACGACATTAACTAATATAGCGACTCACAAGGGAATATGCCTCGCGCCGGGATTTCTTAACGATCATTATAACGAATTCGCTTGGATCCCGTTTAACTGCCCTGAGACTGTCAAGTGCGTTCTATGTACTCATGCGAGCGAACAGAGAGAAAGCGTTTATAATTTCGTGAAACTCCTGCAAAAAATTTATCGCGATAATCCTAATTTTTTAGTATGA
- the prfB gene encoding peptide chain release factor 2 produces the protein MQCRTAFDIPELERRSRELTQITSDPAFWNSEGSSETLKELSQINSRLDNMTHIKSEYDDLVALEEILLETQDNELESEFTQRASNLRNELERQSLLLLLNEQYDSSNAILVIHAGSGGLDSQDWAGMLMRMYLRYCEREGFKTNIIEATTDEGEGIKSAAILVEGDYSYGFLKAEKGVHRLVRISPFDSAHRRHTSFAAVLVSPEISDDVNIDIKPEDLKIDTFRASGAGGQYVNRTDSAVRITHIPSGIVVTCQNERSQHMNRQVAMHVLRSRLYELANQERQEEIDSVIGDKKEAAWGSQIRSYVLHPYTLVKDHRTNYERGNVQAVLDGDINDFIMEYLRQRAKEVRPNA, from the coding sequence CTGCAATGCAGGACAGCCTTTGACATCCCCGAACTTGAAAGACGCTCCCGTGAACTCACGCAAATAACTTCAGATCCCGCTTTCTGGAACTCAGAGGGCAGCAGCGAGACTCTTAAGGAACTCTCACAAATAAATTCTCGGCTTGATAATATGACTCATATAAAATCAGAATATGATGATTTAGTTGCGCTCGAAGAAATTTTATTAGAGACTCAAGATAACGAATTAGAGTCAGAATTCACGCAAAGAGCCTCGAACTTGAGAAATGAACTCGAACGCCAAAGCCTATTATTATTATTAAACGAGCAATATGACTCGTCAAATGCAATATTAGTAATTCATGCGGGATCGGGCGGGCTTGACTCTCAAGACTGGGCGGGAATGTTAATGAGAATGTATTTACGTTACTGCGAGCGCGAGGGATTCAAGACAAACATAATCGAGGCAACAACGGACGAGGGCGAGGGCATTAAAAGCGCGGCGATTTTAGTAGAAGGCGATTATTCATATGGATTTCTCAAAGCAGAAAAGGGAGTTCATAGACTCGTAAGGATTTCGCCGTTTGACTCAGCTCACAGGAGACACACGAGTTTTGCGGCTGTTCTTGTCTCACCTGAAATCAGCGACGACGTAAATATTGATATAAAGCCTGAAGATTTAAAGATTGACACATTCAGAGCGAGCGGCGCAGGGGGTCAATACGTGAACAGGACGGACTCGGCAGTGCGAATTACTCATATACCGTCGGGAATAGTCGTAACCTGTCAGAATGAACGCTCCCAGCACATGAATAGACAAGTAGCAATGCATGTTTTACGCAGCAGATTATACGAACTGGCTAATCAAGAAAGACAGGAAGAAATTGACTCAGTAATCGGCGACAAGAAAGAAGCAGCATGGGGCAGTCAAATACGCAGCTATGTTTTACACCCTTATACGCTCGTTAAAGATCACCGGACTAATTACGAACGAGGCAACGTGCAGGCAGTACTCGACGGCGATATAAATGATTTCATTATGGAATATTTGAGACAGCGCGCAAAAGAGGTCAGGCCTAATGCGTAA
- a CDS encoding TIGR04282 family arsenosugar biosynthesis glycosyltransferase has product MTAENKQAIIIFSRLPIGSETKTRLASLLNEQQREILHVAMWADIFSEVMNLSGKINIFLYWTGSGDINNYKKFIPENFILRQQTGGNLGEKMNNAMREIFYTGYNRVVLIGSDIPSVRHENIERAFDSLNHSDVVIGPSEDGGYWLIGMKKFISDAFNISRYGDSSVLDSTIMKLNDSGIIYNLVDTLQDLDTPDDIKIFMSQADNQDRKTYKYLEFILKN; this is encoded by the coding sequence ATGACAGCAGAAAATAAGCAGGCTATTATAATTTTTTCAAGACTTCCCATAGGCAGCGAAACAAAAACGAGACTCGCAAGTTTACTTAATGAACAACAGCGCGAAATTTTACACGTTGCAATGTGGGCTGATATTTTCTCGGAAGTTATGAATTTAAGCGGTAAAATAAATATATTTCTTTACTGGACTGGGAGCGGCGATATAAATAATTATAAAAAATTTATTCCTGAAAATTTTATCTTGAGACAGCAAACGGGCGGCAATCTCGGCGAAAAAATGAATAATGCCATGCGAGAAATTTTTTATACTGGCTATAATCGTGTAGTATTAATCGGCTCTGATATTCCTTCAGTGAGACATGAAAATATAGAACGTGCATTTGACTCGTTAAATCATAGCGATGTAGTAATCGGCCCTTCAGAAGACGGCGGATATTGGCTTATAGGCATGAAAAAATTTATTTCTGACGCGTTTAATATATCAAGATACGGCGATTCAAGCGTGTTAGATTCTACAATCATGAAATTAAATGATTCGGGAATAATATATAATTTAGTTGATACTTTGCAGGATTTAGACACTCCGGATGATATAAAAATTTTCATGAGTCAAGCTGATAATCAAGACAGAAAGACATATAAATATTTAGAGTTCATACTAAAAAATTAG
- the arsS gene encoding arsenosugar biosynthesis radical SAM protein ArsS (Some members of this family are selenoproteins.), producing MIDNVNPDYKFTHEKLRVIQVNIGKLCNLSCKHCHVNAGPNRTEIMTRETMQHILRLLPNFETLDITGGAPEMNKNFCWLVDEAVKTGIHVIVRSNLVILHEKEYINIPEFLADRHVEIAASLPYYSENDCDKQRGSGTFKAIISMLKKLNSLGYGIDNKLILNLVYNPGGAFLPPSQSELEQQYKSRLMSDYGIRFNNLFAITNNPIGRFENFLRRTNNYDRYMKKLYDSFNPAALENMMCRSQISVGWDGQLYDCDFNQVLNLKIDGVNNICELYEIHKRKIKFADHCYACTAGSGSSCGGTTA from the coding sequence ATGATAGATAATGTTAATCCCGATTATAAATTTACTCATGAAAAATTACGCGTCATTCAAGTAAATATCGGGAAATTATGCAATCTTTCTTGTAAACATTGTCATGTGAACGCCGGGCCGAATCGCACTGAAATAATGACTCGTGAGACTATGCAGCATATTTTAAGACTACTGCCAAATTTTGAGACTCTTGACATCACAGGTGGCGCGCCTGAAATGAATAAAAATTTTTGCTGGCTCGTTGATGAGGCTGTAAAAACGGGAATTCATGTAATAGTCAGAAGCAATCTTGTTATCTTACATGAGAAAGAATATATTAACATTCCCGAATTCTTAGCAGATAGACACGTTGAAATCGCAGCGTCACTGCCTTATTATTCAGAAAATGACTGCGATAAACAAAGAGGTTCGGGAACGTTCAAAGCAATTATATCAATGCTCAAAAAATTAAATTCACTGGGCTACGGAATTGACAATAAATTAATTTTGAATCTCGTCTATAATCCCGGCGGTGCTTTCTTGCCTCCCAGTCAAAGCGAGTTAGAGCAGCAATATAAATCGCGTTTAATGTCAGATTATGGAATTAGATTTAATAATTTATTTGCGATTACTAATAATCCCATCGGACGATTTGAAAATTTCTTGAGACGAACGAATAATTATGATAGATACATGAAAAAATTATATGACTCGTTTAACCCTGCCGCGCTTGAAAATATGATGTGCAGATCTCAAATTTCTGTAGGCTGGGACGGGCAATTATACGACTGCGATTTTAATCAAGTCTTAAATCTCAAAATTGACGGCGTTAATAATATCTGCGAGCTTTACGAGATCCATAAACGTAAAATAAAATTTGCTGATCATTGTTACGCATGCACAGCCGGGAGCGGTTCGAGCTGCGGAGGCACTACGGCATGA
- a CDS encoding (Fe-S)-binding protein, whose amino-acid sequence MNTRKFLFNMAVKIDQFFAASKFLRRAKKSGNIIFMPGCSLRGYNPEYIFMTRDYLREKLGDCGIITACCSKPLKLIGDSKTFQLRIKNLITELDNMNAKILITACQNCYNVMKLYDSNRKILSLWPLMQKFGLSESLKNKYSGLEASIQDSCVSNHEIIKSVREIVKFLGVNIHEFENIKCCGGVKTLTTGNIKLSREYMRQRASESPCNVIISYCASCRSAMSLDNKYKSIHLLDLIFGNGEPLNSKNNLLNRLITAQRLSREI is encoded by the coding sequence ATGAACACTAGAAAATTTTTATTTAATATGGCCGTGAAGATCGATCAATTTTTTGCGGCCAGTAAATTTTTAAGACGTGCTAAGAAATCAGGCAATATTATATTTATGCCCGGTTGCAGCTTAAGAGGTTATAATCCTGAATATATTTTCATGACTCGTGATTATTTGCGGGAGAAATTAGGCGATTGCGGGATAATTACTGCTTGCTGCTCCAAACCGTTAAAATTAATAGGCGACTCGAAAACTTTTCAGCTAAGAATCAAGAATCTTATAACTGAACTCGATAACATGAACGCAAAAATTTTAATAACAGCCTGCCAAAATTGCTATAATGTCATGAAATTATATGACTCTAACAGGAAAATTTTATCTCTATGGCCTTTAATGCAAAAATTTGGCTTGTCTGAATCACTCAAGAATAAATATTCAGGTCTTGAAGCAAGTATACAGGACTCATGCGTTAGTAATCATGAAATTATTAAGAGTGTCCGCGAAATAGTAAAATTTTTAGGTGTAAATATTCACGAGTTCGAAAATATTAAATGTTGCGGAGGAGTCAAGACTTTAACTACCGGAAATATTAAATTATCGCGTGAATACATGAGGCAGCGTGCGTCCGAGTCACCCTGTAATGTGATAATATCTTATTGCGCGTCATGCCGTTCAGCTATGAGTCTTGATAATAAATATAAGAGTATTCATTTACTTGATTTAATTTTCGGGAATGGCGAGCCTTTGAACTCAAAGAATAATTTATTGAATCGCCTTATAACAGCACAAAGATTATCGCGAGAAATATAA
- a CDS encoding aldo/keto reductase encodes MTGKIFIALVMILALSIPANSAETQKVKYIEAPDFPGQIYLYDNPSEQDINFEQWYEIEGRGQFVRNVKVPALIPYLPDPEKSNGAAIIIAPGGAFLHHTFGSGGYEAAEYFRSQGFATFILKYRVEITPREESDYQAYVAEKMAGYIAGGLSRNYAPATPDYAFEDINKSVKLLRERAKEFNIKPNKIGIVEFSAGALMAVYNAESAPSDSKADFIASIYGQLVMRDMPEKLPPMFVAMSSDDELSGQSGFEIIQAWQKRGVVELHLYGKGGHNFGMGHEPFTNYLWPVEFLAWLRMLDIIDSPANKAVIKLNNGLEMPQFGLGTYRSSVEQAHDAVLAALKAGYRHIDTAHAYQNERGVGAAIRESGIPRSEIWITSKLWPTDYNSGNVADSINKMLDRLGTDYIDLLYLHQAVGDYMAGWRGLEEAVKNGKVRAIGLSNFDVKPELFDDVLNKAEIKPAIVQIELHPYAQRKEFRGKCAKNNIAIEGWYPLGGTHGGNNILFADPVILEIAGRYGKTPAEIILRWHVQEGFSTIPGSRNPAHIKQNISVYGFTLSESDMNKIRALDSEKRFFTSTWEEIQRFNDWKPED; translated from the coding sequence ATGACGGGGAAAATTTTTATTGCGCTTGTTATGATTCTAGCTTTATCGATTCCGGCAAATTCTGCAGAGACTCAAAAAGTTAAGTATATTGAAGCTCCTGATTTTCCGGGACAAATTTATTTATATGACAATCCCAGCGAGCAGGATATAAATTTTGAACAATGGTACGAGATCGAGGGGCGCGGGCAATTTGTGAGAAATGTTAAAGTCCCTGCTTTGATTCCATATTTGCCGGATCCTGAAAAGTCAAACGGTGCAGCTATAATTATCGCTCCCGGGGGTGCGTTCTTACATCATACTTTCGGCAGCGGGGGTTATGAGGCCGCAGAATATTTCAGAAGTCAGGGCTTTGCGACGTTCATATTAAAGTATCGCGTTGAAATCACACCCCGTGAAGAGTCAGATTATCAGGCATATGTCGCTGAAAAAATGGCCGGTTATATTGCTGGAGGTCTAAGCAGGAATTATGCGCCTGCTACACCTGATTACGCGTTTGAAGATATTAATAAATCCGTGAAATTATTGCGTGAGAGAGCGAAAGAATTTAATATCAAGCCTAACAAAATAGGAATCGTAGAATTTTCTGCGGGTGCTTTGATGGCCGTCTACAATGCAGAGAGCGCGCCGAGTGATTCAAAAGCTGATTTTATCGCCTCAATTTACGGTCAATTAGTAATGCGTGATATGCCCGAAAAATTGCCCCCGATGTTCGTAGCTATGTCTTCAGATGATGAATTATCAGGCCAGAGCGGTTTTGAGATTATTCAGGCTTGGCAGAAAAGGGGAGTCGTTGAGCTTCATTTATATGGCAAGGGCGGGCATAATTTCGGAATGGGTCACGAACCTTTTACGAATTATTTATGGCCTGTAGAATTTCTTGCGTGGCTCAGAATGTTAGATATTATTGACTCACCTGCTAATAAGGCTGTAATCAAATTAAATAACGGTCTCGAAATGCCTCAGTTTGGGCTCGGTACTTATCGTTCAAGCGTAGAACAAGCTCATGATGCTGTATTAGCTGCGTTAAAGGCCGGTTATAGACACATTGACACGGCTCATGCTTACCAGAATGAACGCGGAGTCGGTGCTGCAATTCGCGAGTCAGGAATCCCCCGCAGTGAAATCTGGATAACCAGCAAATTATGGCCGACTGATTATAATTCCGGAAATGTTGCGGACTCGATTAATAAAATGCTTGATAGACTCGGAACTGATTATATAGATTTATTATATCTTCATCAGGCAGTGGGCGATTACATGGCAGGCTGGCGAGGTCTTGAAGAGGCCGTGAAAAATGGCAAAGTCCGCGCTATAGGATTATCAAATTTTGACGTGAAGCCCGAATTATTTGACGATGTATTAAATAAAGCAGAAATTAAGCCCGCAATAGTTCAAATTGAGTTACACCCCTATGCACAGAGAAAAGAATTTCGCGGGAAGTGCGCAAAAAATAATATTGCAATTGAAGGCTGGTATCCACTGGGAGGCACTCACGGCGGGAATAATATTTTATTCGCAGACCCCGTAATTCTTGAGATTGCAGGACGATATGGCAAGACACCGGCTGAAATAATTTTACGCTGGCACGTTCAAGAAGGTTTCTCGACAATTCCCGGCTCAAGAAATCCGGCGCATATAAAGCAAAATATTTCGGTTTATGGATTCACTCTTTCAGAGTCAGACATGAATAAAATCCGCGCTCTTGACTCAGAAAAAAGATTCTTCACGTCAACATGGGAAGAGATTCAACGCTTTAACGACTGGAAGCCTGAAGATTAA
- a CDS encoding carboxymuconolactone decarboxylase family protein, producing the protein MGMYYKSEDLEKFAAMGEFAPDLWEKFMAYYGSVFESGALTKREKALIALAVAHAVQCPYCIDAYTQSCLENGANEEQMTEAVHVACAIRGGASLVHGVQMKNLVKELSF; encoded by the coding sequence ATGGGAATGTATTATAAATCTGAAGACTTAGAGAAATTTGCGGCTATGGGAGAATTTGCGCCCGATTTATGGGAAAAATTTATGGCTTATTACGGCTCAGTCTTTGAGTCAGGTGCATTGACTAAACGCGAGAAGGCATTAATTGCGCTTGCTGTTGCTCATGCCGTGCAGTGTCCGTATTGTATTGACGCTTATACACAAAGTTGTCTCGAAAACGGAGCGAATGAAGAACAGATGACGGAGGCCGTGCATGTTGCTTGTGCTATAAGGGGCGGGGCTTCTCTCGTTCACGGTGTCCAAATGAAAAATTTAGTGAAGGAGTTATCATTTTGA